Proteins from one Athalia rosae chromosome 8, iyAthRosa1.1, whole genome shotgun sequence genomic window:
- the LOC105684906 gene encoding neuroguidin isoform X2 — MITLRFSSVTLLKQTNDEVFYILQAIDETEQQDIPQAFRLLGEMNANVLQVNQLVDNMLARVKSGEISTDKGLSFLEMKYHMLLSYLINLTYVVLRKCSGERIDGDPSIDRMVEIRTVLEKIRPIDHKLKYQIDKLVKTAVTGASNNDDPSKFKANLEALTGKIEDSDLEADSEDGNNSQGSRAQLKKSGIYVPPKLAAVHYDGDETTAERVRKSSERARRRAVSGTVLRELRDEYLDAPAEDSQNPREKPASLGFGNKRKLEYEENYMTRLPVTKEERHLRRQVTTLASLGNEITTFGGPSSLAGKKRKAPKGKAKKSFKKKRH; from the exons ATGATAACTCTCCGATTTAGTTCAGTCACTTTATTAAAGCAGACAAATGATGAAGTTTTTTACATATTGCAGGCAATTGACGAAACAGAGCAGCAAGATATTCCGCAGGCGTTTCGTTTGCTCGGCGAAATGAACGCAAATGTATTACAGGTTAATCAGTTGGTAGACAATATGTTAGCTCGTGTTAAAAGTGGAGAAATATCAACAGACAAAGGTTTAAGTTTTTTGGAGATGAAATATCACATGCTTCTATCTTATTTGATAAACCTGACTTATGTAGTCTTGAGAAAATGCTCTGGGGAAAGAATTGATGGTGATCCATCGATAGATCGCATGGTTGAGATAAGAACTGTCCTTGAGAAAATTAGGCCCATAGATCACAAGCTCAAATACCAGATCGACAAGCTCGTAAAAACTGCCGTAACTGGCGCTTCAAATAATGACGACCCCAGCAAATTCAAAGCCAACCTTGAAGCTCTTACTGGCAAAATTGAAGACTCTGATCTGGAAGCCGATAGTGAAGACGGCAATAATTCTCAGGGTTCCAGAGCGCAGTTGAAAAAATCCGGAATCTACGTCCCGCCCAAACTTGCTGCTGTCCATTATG ATGGGGATGAGACGACTGCTGAAAGGGTTCGTAAGTCCAGTGAGCGAGCTCGTAGGCGTGCAGTATCTGGAACGGTACTTCGAGAGTTGAGAGACGAATATTTAGATGCTCCAGCAGAAGATTCACAGAACCCAAGAGAAAAGCCGGCAAGCCTTGGATTTGGGAACAAGCGAAAATTAGAATATGAGGAAAACTATATGACCAGACTTCCGGTGACAAAAGAGGAAAGACACCTTCGGCGCCAAGTAACCACCCTTGCTAGTCTTGGCAATGAGATCACTACATTTGGAGGACCATCCTCTCTAGCaggcaaaaagagaaaagctcCCAAaggaaaggctaaaaaaa GCTTCAAGAAAAAACGGCACTAA
- the LOC105684906 gene encoding neuroguidin isoform X3, which yields MVQAIDETEQQDIPQAFRLLGEMNANVLQVNQLVDNMLARVKSGEISTDKGLSFLEMKYHMLLSYLINLTYVVLRKCSGERIDGDPSIDRMVEIRTVLEKIRPIDHKLKYQIDKLVKTAVTGASNNDDPSKFKANLEALTGKIEDSDLEADSEDGNNSQGSRAQLKKSGIYVPPKLAAVHYDGDETTAERVRKSSERARRRAVSGTVLRELRDEYLDAPAEDSQNPREKPASLGFGNKRKLEYEENYMTRLPVTKEERHLRRQVTTLASLGNEITTFGGPSSLAGKKRKAPKGKAKKSKHKVDVSSSS from the exons ATGGTACAG GCAATTGACGAAACAGAGCAGCAAGATATTCCGCAGGCGTTTCGTTTGCTCGGCGAAATGAACGCAAATGTATTACAGGTTAATCAGTTGGTAGACAATATGTTAGCTCGTGTTAAAAGTGGAGAAATATCAACAGACAAAGGTTTAAGTTTTTTGGAGATGAAATATCACATGCTTCTATCTTATTTGATAAACCTGACTTATGTAGTCTTGAGAAAATGCTCTGGGGAAAGAATTGATGGTGATCCATCGATAGATCGCATGGTTGAGATAAGAACTGTCCTTGAGAAAATTAGGCCCATAGATCACAAGCTCAAATACCAGATCGACAAGCTCGTAAAAACTGCCGTAACTGGCGCTTCAAATAATGACGACCCCAGCAAATTCAAAGCCAACCTTGAAGCTCTTACTGGCAAAATTGAAGACTCTGATCTGGAAGCCGATAGTGAAGACGGCAATAATTCTCAGGGTTCCAGAGCGCAGTTGAAAAAATCCGGAATCTACGTCCCGCCCAAACTTGCTGCTGTCCATTATG ATGGGGATGAGACGACTGCTGAAAGGGTTCGTAAGTCCAGTGAGCGAGCTCGTAGGCGTGCAGTATCTGGAACGGTACTTCGAGAGTTGAGAGACGAATATTTAGATGCTCCAGCAGAAGATTCACAGAACCCAAGAGAAAAGCCGGCAAGCCTTGGATTTGGGAACAAGCGAAAATTAGAATATGAGGAAAACTATATGACCAGACTTCCGGTGACAAAAGAGGAAAGACACCTTCGGCGCCAAGTAACCACCCTTGCTAGTCTTGGCAATGAGATCACTACATTTGGAGGACCATCCTCTCTAGCaggcaaaaagagaaaagctcCCAAaggaaaggctaaaaaaagtAAGCACAAAGTCGATGTTTCGTCCTCATCATGA
- the LOC105684906 gene encoding neuroguidin isoform X4 has protein sequence MNANVLQVNQLVDNMLARVKSGEISTDKGLSFLEMKYHMLLSYLINLTYVVLRKCSGERIDGDPSIDRMVEIRTVLEKIRPIDHKLKYQIDKLVKTAVTGASNNDDPSKFKANLEALTGKIEDSDLEADSEDGNNSQGSRAQLKKSGIYVPPKLAAVHYDGDETTAERVRKSSERARRRAVSGTVLRELRDEYLDAPAEDSQNPREKPASLGFGNKRKLEYEENYMTRLPVTKEERHLRRQVTTLASLGNEITTFGGPSSLAGKKRKAPKGKAKKSKHKVDVSSSS, from the exons ATGAACGCAAATGTATTACAGGTTAATCAGTTGGTAGACAATATGTTAGCTCGTGTTAAAAGTGGAGAAATATCAACAGACAAAGGTTTAAGTTTTTTGGAGATGAAATATCACATGCTTCTATCTTATTTGATAAACCTGACTTATGTAGTCTTGAGAAAATGCTCTGGGGAAAGAATTGATGGTGATCCATCGATAGATCGCATGGTTGAGATAAGAACTGTCCTTGAGAAAATTAGGCCCATAGATCACAAGCTCAAATACCAGATCGACAAGCTCGTAAAAACTGCCGTAACTGGCGCTTCAAATAATGACGACCCCAGCAAATTCAAAGCCAACCTTGAAGCTCTTACTGGCAAAATTGAAGACTCTGATCTGGAAGCCGATAGTGAAGACGGCAATAATTCTCAGGGTTCCAGAGCGCAGTTGAAAAAATCCGGAATCTACGTCCCGCCCAAACTTGCTGCTGTCCATTATG ATGGGGATGAGACGACTGCTGAAAGGGTTCGTAAGTCCAGTGAGCGAGCTCGTAGGCGTGCAGTATCTGGAACGGTACTTCGAGAGTTGAGAGACGAATATTTAGATGCTCCAGCAGAAGATTCACAGAACCCAAGAGAAAAGCCGGCAAGCCTTGGATTTGGGAACAAGCGAAAATTAGAATATGAGGAAAACTATATGACCAGACTTCCGGTGACAAAAGAGGAAAGACACCTTCGGCGCCAAGTAACCACCCTTGCTAGTCTTGGCAATGAGATCACTACATTTGGAGGACCATCCTCTCTAGCaggcaaaaagagaaaagctcCCAAaggaaaggctaaaaaaagtAAGCACAAAGTCGATGTTTCGTCCTCATCATGA
- the LOC105684906 gene encoding neuroguidin isoform X1, with translation MITLRFSSVTLLKQTNDEVFYILQAIDETEQQDIPQAFRLLGEMNANVLQVNQLVDNMLARVKSGEISTDKGLSFLEMKYHMLLSYLINLTYVVLRKCSGERIDGDPSIDRMVEIRTVLEKIRPIDHKLKYQIDKLVKTAVTGASNNDDPSKFKANLEALTGKIEDSDLEADSEDGNNSQGSRAQLKKSGIYVPPKLAAVHYDGDETTAERVRKSSERARRRAVSGTVLRELRDEYLDAPAEDSQNPREKPASLGFGNKRKLEYEENYMTRLPVTKEERHLRRQVTTLASLGNEITTFGGPSSLAGKKRKAPKGKAKKSKHKVDVSSSS, from the exons ATGATAACTCTCCGATTTAGTTCAGTCACTTTATTAAAGCAGACAAATGATGAAGTTTTTTACATATTGCAGGCAATTGACGAAACAGAGCAGCAAGATATTCCGCAGGCGTTTCGTTTGCTCGGCGAAATGAACGCAAATGTATTACAGGTTAATCAGTTGGTAGACAATATGTTAGCTCGTGTTAAAAGTGGAGAAATATCAACAGACAAAGGTTTAAGTTTTTTGGAGATGAAATATCACATGCTTCTATCTTATTTGATAAACCTGACTTATGTAGTCTTGAGAAAATGCTCTGGGGAAAGAATTGATGGTGATCCATCGATAGATCGCATGGTTGAGATAAGAACTGTCCTTGAGAAAATTAGGCCCATAGATCACAAGCTCAAATACCAGATCGACAAGCTCGTAAAAACTGCCGTAACTGGCGCTTCAAATAATGACGACCCCAGCAAATTCAAAGCCAACCTTGAAGCTCTTACTGGCAAAATTGAAGACTCTGATCTGGAAGCCGATAGTGAAGACGGCAATAATTCTCAGGGTTCCAGAGCGCAGTTGAAAAAATCCGGAATCTACGTCCCGCCCAAACTTGCTGCTGTCCATTATG ATGGGGATGAGACGACTGCTGAAAGGGTTCGTAAGTCCAGTGAGCGAGCTCGTAGGCGTGCAGTATCTGGAACGGTACTTCGAGAGTTGAGAGACGAATATTTAGATGCTCCAGCAGAAGATTCACAGAACCCAAGAGAAAAGCCGGCAAGCCTTGGATTTGGGAACAAGCGAAAATTAGAATATGAGGAAAACTATATGACCAGACTTCCGGTGACAAAAGAGGAAAGACACCTTCGGCGCCAAGTAACCACCCTTGCTAGTCTTGGCAATGAGATCACTACATTTGGAGGACCATCCTCTCTAGCaggcaaaaagagaaaagctcCCAAaggaaaggctaaaaaaagtAAGCACAAAGTCGATGTTTCGTCCTCATCATGA
- the LOC105684901 gene encoding uncharacterized protein LOC105684901 isoform X1, with the protein MPLKTKGMESILEPVKVQIHKLRDLLKSMENSDSLKLEPMRLMFSDELHTLGKKLDTLLSKEDYNSFNEMKSRITELIEQFCSTKKKIDLTTQALAIDGESLIDDLLGKFTIALEALEKLECLPLKQSLKDSWDYVEDMGSVQQIEDFQNIKELGDSIVEVFGPLQIFRKSLLSNLLSEKVALYSSQLCAALNILFQLVQEQHQLNAPIYGCKNYACNRMSWCFKMLLEVIDAPHPSTEVENLERENHFVYRMDIALDILAGISGKSSDAQIEDCTALWLAIEEVFAHAMAIAQVCHPYNFNAITGISQSIITEYESLKVQLNSEKPDPSINNLLINTLNDALYRLEQKVNVSMLTLVMEVFSDPIGPLKKLIKICGNALAARKRGRSDLSNAIEEFDQVTDKAMQIGMFAIACCKDLNRVAKIRNCLASLESLEPELVPAIEAFYLHPDNKEMRATVKLLTAQWQLEMQKLHKLINVIIDSGAYCQVILDDMQQQISKMSDCLDNREGVTQTQVNGVLQRALSLSNQISATINDIGRDNIERPTTVMIQELKAAIYEAGIASKLLTNNATEPQQLRVIKRCELILNVVKRVQPALVSLINSSTSVHTSYVKASIGQGDTLHDPGLTFSGDTYNMSREEQTFTYIRTPYTVNSKKPSLSIQPANSVPRLPISQSCLIPYIKRGRSMRTNRSIMYRTPNRSDDSVNDVQSLGMKKNPSIIRQHLFSRDTFVAKQDIDMYSESLDLTVFYLFLGILDKVTCHSDTLTSKVYSNTSTSKAWSLLNVSSPDLTQALPNTEGVSDRPGNRNKCDSIMTTERVDQCSTIGGGDAPSAIDVSERAVDLQRLDKKILFMQKQISTE; encoded by the exons ATGCCCTTGAAAACTAAAGGGATGGAAAGTATACTGGAGCCTGTCAAGGTCCAG ATTCATAAACTTAGAGACTTGCTCAAGTCGATGGAAAACTCAGACTCCCTTAAGTTGGAACCAATGAGGTTAATGTTTTCAGATGAATTACATACCTtgggaaaaaaacttgatacTTTATTGTCTAAAGAAGATTACAACAGCTTTAATGAAATGAAGAGCAGAATAACTGAACTTATAGAACAGTTCTGttcaaccaaaaaaaaaattgatctg ACCACACAAGCCCTGGCAATTGACGGCGAAAGCCTCATTGATGATCTATTGGGGAAATTTACTATTGCCTTAGAAGCTCTTGAAAAACTAGAATGTCTTCCTCTTAAACAGAGTCTCAAAGATTCTTGGGATTATGTCGAGGACATGGGGTCTGTTCAACAGATTGAAGACTTTCAAAACATCAAA gaACTGGGTGATTCAATTGTAGAAGTATTTGGACCCCTTCAAATCTTTAGGAAAAGTCTTCTGTCGAATTTGCTTTCGGAAAAGGTTGCCCTCTACTCCAGCCAACTTTGCGCTGCGCTGAACATCCTTTTCCAACTTGTTCAAGAGCAACATCAGCTTAATGCTCCAATTTAC GGTTGCAAAAATTATGCATGCAACAGGATGAGCTGGTGCTTCAAAATGCTTCTGGAAGTTATCGACGCTCCTCACCCTTCTACTGAGGTGGAAAAtctggaaagagaaaatcacTTCGTCtatag GATGGATATAGCACTTGATATCCTAGCAGGCATATCAGGAAAAAGTTCTGATGCCCAAATCGAGGATTGTACAGCCTTATGGCTTGCGATTGAAGAGGTGTTTGCACATGCTATGGCAATAGCACAGGTTTGCCATCCCTATAATTTTAACGCTATCACTGGAATCTCTCAATCGATAATCACAGAGTACGAAAGCCTGAAAGTACAGTTGAATTCTGAAAAGCCTGATCCGAGTATAAATAACCTCCTCATCAATACTCTCAATGACGCTTTATATAGACTAGAGCAAAAAGTCAACGTTTCTATGCTTACTTTGGTTATGGAGGTATTCAGTGATCCAATTGGACCTCTGAAAAAACTTATCAAAATCTGCGGTAATGCTCTAGCGGCACGGAAACGGGGTAGGAGTGATTTGAGTAATGCGATAGAAGAGTTTGACCAAGTCACTGACAAAGCTATGCAGATTGGAATGTTTGCTATCGCCTGCTGCAAGGATTTAAACA GAGTCGCAAAAATCAGGAACTGCCTCGCAAGTCTGGAGTCACTAGAACCAGAACTGGTGCCTGCAATTGAAGCTTTTTATTTGCATCCTGACAACAAAGAGATGCGGGCAACTGTTAAACTTCTGACAGCTCAATGGCAGCTGGAAATGCAGAAACTTCACAAGCTCATCAATGTTATCATCGACTCTGGGGCTTACTGCCAG GTCATCCTGGACGACATGCAACAGCAAATATCAAAAATGTCGGACTGCCTCGACAACAGAGAAGGTGTGACGCAAACACAAGTTAATGGAGTCTTGCAAAGGGCCTTATCGTTGTCTAACCAGATATCCGCAACTATCAATGACATTGGAAGAGACAATATAGAGAGACCAACGACTGTGATGATCCAGGAGTTAAAGGCAG CTATCTATGAAGCTGGCATAGCATCTAAATTGCTCACAAACAATGCAACGGAACCCCAGCAGCTCCGAGTCATCAAGAGATGTGAGCTCATATTAAACGTCGTTAAAAGAGTACAGCCTGCTCTAGTTTCCCTTATCAATAGCTCCACCTCTGTACATACAAGCTACGTAAAAGCCAGCATAGGGCAAGGAGACACTCTACATG ATCCTGGACTCACTTTTTCTGGCGATACCTATAATATGAGCAGAGAGGAGCAAACATTTACTTACATCAGAACTCCCTACACCG TAAACAGCAAGAAGCCATCTCTTTCTATCCAGCCAGCCAACAGTGTGCCACGACTACCAATAAGCCAGTCGTGTTTAATCCCGTATATAAAACGTGGTCGTTCCATGCGCACTAACAGATCTATAATGTATAGAACACCTAACCGTTCAGACGATTCTGTCAATGATGTTCAAAGtttaggaatgaaaaaaaatccgtctATTATAAGACAGCACCTATTTAGTAGAGACACATTTGTTGCCAAACAAGACATTGATATGTATTCAGAAAGCCTTGACTTGACAG tctTCTACCTCTTTTTAGGAATACTGGACAAAGTAACGTGCCATTCGGACACACTTACCTCAAAAGTGTATTCTAATACTTCTACTTCGAAGGCTTGGAGTTTGCTTAATGTCAGCTCTCCAGATCTGACTCAAGCTTTGCCCAATACTGAAGGTGTATCGGATAGACCTgggaatagaaataaatgcGATTCTATTATGACAACAGAAAGGGTTGACCAGTGTTCTACAATTGGAGGGGGAGATGCTCCCTCTGCTATTGACGTCTCAGAAAGAGCCGTTGACCTGCAGAGACTGGATAAGAAGATTTTGTTTATGCAAAAACAGATATCAACGGAATAA
- the LOC105684901 gene encoding uncharacterized protein LOC105684901 isoform X2 translates to MPLKTKGMESILEPVKVQIHKLRDLLKSMENSDSLKLEPMRLMFSDELHTLGKKLDTLLSKEDYNSFNEMKSRITELIEQFCSTKKKIDLTTQALAIDGESLIDDLLGKFTIALEALEKLECLPLKQSLKDSWDYVEDMGSVQQIEDFQNIKELGDSIVEVFGPLQIFRKSLLSNLLSEKVALYSSQLCAALNILFQLVQEQHQLNAPIYGCKNYACNRMSWCFKMLLEVIDAPHPSTEVENLERENHFVYRMDIALDILAGISGKSSDAQIEDCTALWLAIEEVFAHAMAIAQVCHPYNFNAITGISQSIITEYESLKVQLNSEKPDPSINNLLINTLNDALYRLEQKVNVSMLTLVMEVFSDPIGPLKKLIKICGNALAARKRGRSDLSNAIEEFDQVTDKAMQIGMFAIACCKDLNRVAKIRNCLASLESLEPELVPAIEAFYLHPDNKEMRATVKLLTAQWQLEMQKLHKLINVIIDSGAYCQVILDDMQQQISKMSDCLDNREGVTQTQVNGVLQRALSLSNQISATINDIGRDNIERPTTVMIQELKAAIYEAGIASKLLTNNATEPQQLRVIKRCELILNVVKRVQPALVSLINSSTSVHTSYVKASIGQGDTLHDPGLTFSGDTYNMSREEQTFTYIRTPYTVNSKKPSLSIQPANSVPRLPISQSCLIPYIKRGRSMRTNRSIMYRTPNRSDDSVNDVQSLGMKKNPSIIRQHLFSRDTFVAKQDIDMYSESLDLTGILDKVTCHSDTLTSKVYSNTSTSKAWSLLNVSSPDLTQALPNTEGVSDRPGNRNKCDSIMTTERVDQCSTIGGGDAPSAIDVSERAVDLQRLDKKILFMQKQISTE, encoded by the exons ATGCCCTTGAAAACTAAAGGGATGGAAAGTATACTGGAGCCTGTCAAGGTCCAG ATTCATAAACTTAGAGACTTGCTCAAGTCGATGGAAAACTCAGACTCCCTTAAGTTGGAACCAATGAGGTTAATGTTTTCAGATGAATTACATACCTtgggaaaaaaacttgatacTTTATTGTCTAAAGAAGATTACAACAGCTTTAATGAAATGAAGAGCAGAATAACTGAACTTATAGAACAGTTCTGttcaaccaaaaaaaaaattgatctg ACCACACAAGCCCTGGCAATTGACGGCGAAAGCCTCATTGATGATCTATTGGGGAAATTTACTATTGCCTTAGAAGCTCTTGAAAAACTAGAATGTCTTCCTCTTAAACAGAGTCTCAAAGATTCTTGGGATTATGTCGAGGACATGGGGTCTGTTCAACAGATTGAAGACTTTCAAAACATCAAA gaACTGGGTGATTCAATTGTAGAAGTATTTGGACCCCTTCAAATCTTTAGGAAAAGTCTTCTGTCGAATTTGCTTTCGGAAAAGGTTGCCCTCTACTCCAGCCAACTTTGCGCTGCGCTGAACATCCTTTTCCAACTTGTTCAAGAGCAACATCAGCTTAATGCTCCAATTTAC GGTTGCAAAAATTATGCATGCAACAGGATGAGCTGGTGCTTCAAAATGCTTCTGGAAGTTATCGACGCTCCTCACCCTTCTACTGAGGTGGAAAAtctggaaagagaaaatcacTTCGTCtatag GATGGATATAGCACTTGATATCCTAGCAGGCATATCAGGAAAAAGTTCTGATGCCCAAATCGAGGATTGTACAGCCTTATGGCTTGCGATTGAAGAGGTGTTTGCACATGCTATGGCAATAGCACAGGTTTGCCATCCCTATAATTTTAACGCTATCACTGGAATCTCTCAATCGATAATCACAGAGTACGAAAGCCTGAAAGTACAGTTGAATTCTGAAAAGCCTGATCCGAGTATAAATAACCTCCTCATCAATACTCTCAATGACGCTTTATATAGACTAGAGCAAAAAGTCAACGTTTCTATGCTTACTTTGGTTATGGAGGTATTCAGTGATCCAATTGGACCTCTGAAAAAACTTATCAAAATCTGCGGTAATGCTCTAGCGGCACGGAAACGGGGTAGGAGTGATTTGAGTAATGCGATAGAAGAGTTTGACCAAGTCACTGACAAAGCTATGCAGATTGGAATGTTTGCTATCGCCTGCTGCAAGGATTTAAACA GAGTCGCAAAAATCAGGAACTGCCTCGCAAGTCTGGAGTCACTAGAACCAGAACTGGTGCCTGCAATTGAAGCTTTTTATTTGCATCCTGACAACAAAGAGATGCGGGCAACTGTTAAACTTCTGACAGCTCAATGGCAGCTGGAAATGCAGAAACTTCACAAGCTCATCAATGTTATCATCGACTCTGGGGCTTACTGCCAG GTCATCCTGGACGACATGCAACAGCAAATATCAAAAATGTCGGACTGCCTCGACAACAGAGAAGGTGTGACGCAAACACAAGTTAATGGAGTCTTGCAAAGGGCCTTATCGTTGTCTAACCAGATATCCGCAACTATCAATGACATTGGAAGAGACAATATAGAGAGACCAACGACTGTGATGATCCAGGAGTTAAAGGCAG CTATCTATGAAGCTGGCATAGCATCTAAATTGCTCACAAACAATGCAACGGAACCCCAGCAGCTCCGAGTCATCAAGAGATGTGAGCTCATATTAAACGTCGTTAAAAGAGTACAGCCTGCTCTAGTTTCCCTTATCAATAGCTCCACCTCTGTACATACAAGCTACGTAAAAGCCAGCATAGGGCAAGGAGACACTCTACATG ATCCTGGACTCACTTTTTCTGGCGATACCTATAATATGAGCAGAGAGGAGCAAACATTTACTTACATCAGAACTCCCTACACCG TAAACAGCAAGAAGCCATCTCTTTCTATCCAGCCAGCCAACAGTGTGCCACGACTACCAATAAGCCAGTCGTGTTTAATCCCGTATATAAAACGTGGTCGTTCCATGCGCACTAACAGATCTATAATGTATAGAACACCTAACCGTTCAGACGATTCTGTCAATGATGTTCAAAGtttaggaatgaaaaaaaatccgtctATTATAAGACAGCACCTATTTAGTAGAGACACATTTGTTGCCAAACAAGACATTGATATGTATTCAGAAAGCCTTGACTTGACAG GAATACTGGACAAAGTAACGTGCCATTCGGACACACTTACCTCAAAAGTGTATTCTAATACTTCTACTTCGAAGGCTTGGAGTTTGCTTAATGTCAGCTCTCCAGATCTGACTCAAGCTTTGCCCAATACTGAAGGTGTATCGGATAGACCTgggaatagaaataaatgcGATTCTATTATGACAACAGAAAGGGTTGACCAGTGTTCTACAATTGGAGGGGGAGATGCTCCCTCTGCTATTGACGTCTCAGAAAGAGCCGTTGACCTGCAGAGACTGGATAAGAAGATTTTGTTTATGCAAAAACAGATATCAACGGAATAA